One stretch of Saccharomonospora xinjiangensis XJ-54 DNA includes these proteins:
- a CDS encoding carboxymuconolactone decarboxylase family protein, with the protein MFVDHTLETAPPASRRAMTGVSEKMGYLPAPVRRLAESPHLLDGFLKLSALFEATTLDPVEREVVIFAVATRNSCEVCVAIHTAKLAALGAAPSLVAALREQRPLDDERLEALRVFTLEVIATAGAVDDAALRAFLEHGFTTRNALEVVLGIGAYTTSTLANRLTRAPLDEQLADFAWRES; encoded by the coding sequence GTGTTCGTGGACCACACGTTGGAGACCGCTCCGCCCGCGTCCCGCAGGGCGATGACCGGCGTCTCCGAGAAGATGGGCTACCTGCCGGCGCCGGTGCGGCGTCTCGCCGAGTCTCCGCACCTGCTCGACGGGTTCCTCAAGCTCAGCGCCCTGTTCGAGGCCACAACCCTCGATCCGGTGGAGAGGGAGGTGGTGATCTTTGCCGTCGCGACCCGCAACAGCTGTGAGGTCTGCGTCGCCATACACACCGCGAAGCTCGCCGCGCTGGGGGCCGCGCCGTCGCTCGTTGCCGCATTGCGGGAGCAGCGGCCTCTCGACGACGAGCGACTGGAGGCCCTTCGGGTCTTCACTCTTGAGGTCATCGCCACGGCTGGCGCGGTGGACGACGCCGCGCTGCGGGCATTCCTCGAGCACGGCTTCACGACACGCAACGCCCTTGAGGTCGTGCTCGGCATCGGCGCTTACACGACGTCCACGCTCGCCAATCGGCTGACCCGGGCCCCGCTGGACGAGCAGCTCGCCGACTTCGCGTGGCGCGAGAGCTAG
- a CDS encoding VOC family protein, whose protein sequence is MRINVTSVLVDDQEKAHRFYTEVLGFTTKHDIPLGDARWLTVVSPEDPDGTELLLEPDGHPAARPYKEALVADGIPFTSFAVSDVHAEAERLTALGVRFTQQPLRMGTVTTAVFDDTCGNLIQIAEHD, encoded by the coding sequence ATGAGGATCAACGTCACCAGTGTTCTTGTGGACGACCAGGAGAAGGCCCACCGCTTCTACACGGAGGTGCTCGGGTTCACCACGAAGCACGATATCCCGCTCGGCGACGCGCGCTGGCTGACCGTCGTGTCGCCGGAGGACCCCGACGGCACGGAACTGCTCCTGGAGCCGGACGGCCACCCTGCCGCGCGGCCCTACAAGGAGGCGCTTGTGGCCGACGGGATCCCGTTCACCTCGTTCGCGGTGTCCGACGTGCACGCGGAAGCCGAACGCCTCACGGCGCTGGGTGTGCGGTTCACCCAGCAGCCGCTGCGGATGGGCACGGTGACGACCGCGGTCTTCGACGACACCTGCGGCAACCTGATCCAGATCGCGGAGCACGACTGA
- a CDS encoding ArsR/SmtB family transcription factor has translation MAGVSDVFKALADATRRAILDELQERNGQTLFELCSRLTTKHGLGSSRQAISQHLGVLEDAGLITTRKQGRCKFHWLDTSPLRAIADRWPVRDLNGRTET, from the coding sequence GTGGCCGGTGTGAGTGACGTGTTCAAGGCACTTGCCGACGCCACCCGGCGCGCCATCCTCGACGAGTTGCAGGAGCGGAACGGTCAGACGCTGTTCGAGCTGTGCAGCCGGCTCACGACCAAACACGGTCTCGGCTCGTCGAGGCAGGCGATCTCGCAGCACCTCGGTGTGCTGGAGGACGCAGGTCTGATCACCACGCGCAAGCAGGGCCGGTGCAAGTTCCACTGGCTCGACACGTCACCACTGCGAGCCATCGCCGACCGCTGGCCGGTGAGAGACCTCAACGGAAGGACCGAGACATGA